The genomic window GCTGTGGAAGACGCTGCTCAGCAACAAGGCGATCCTGGCGATTCTGTGGGAGATGTATCCCGGGCACCCGAATCTGTTGCCCGCCTATCTCGACCAGCCCAACGAGCTCACCGAATACATCCGCAAACCGAAGCTCGGCCGCGAGGGCGCCAACATGACGATCGTCGGCGCCGGACTGGAGACCGCCACCGGCGGCGTCTACGGCGCCGAGGGGTTCGTGTACCAATTGCTCGACCCGCTCCCTGAATTCGACGACATGCGGCCCGTGCTCGGCGCCTGGATCGTCGGCGACGCCGCCGCGGGCCTCGGCATCCGGGAGACCGCCGGACTGATCACCGACGACGGCGCGGCGTTCGTTCCGCACCGCATACCGACCGAATAGACCACTCACCCAGCAGGGACCACTTCCGGAAGGACCACGATGACCGCAGTCGCCCTCGAATCGGGGTACTGGAGCGCGCTCGGCGAAGGCGTAGGGGCGATCGTCCTCTACGCGCTCGTCGGCCTCGCGCTGATGCTCGTCGGCTTCTACGCCATCGACCTGACCACTCCGGGCAAGCTGCGCGGTTTGGTGGTCGAGGGCAAGCCCAACGCGATCATCGTGACGGCGGCGGGCATGCTGAGCATGGCGTTCATCGTGGTGCTCGCGATCTTCGCGGCGGGCGGCAAGCTCGCCGAGGGTCTGATCGCCGCGCTGGTGTTCGGCCTGGTCGGCATCATCGCCCAGGTGATCTCGGTGCGGGTCGTGGAGCG from Nocardia bhagyanarayanae includes these protein-coding regions:
- a CDS encoding DUF350 domain-containing protein, whose amino-acid sequence is MTAVALESGYWSALGEGVGAIVLYALVGLALMLVGFYAIDLTTPGKLRGLVVEGKPNAIIVTAAGMLSMAFIVVLAIFAAGGKLAEGLIAALVFGLVGIIAQVISVRVVERVLGIDIGAALHAEKFTTEVLVVAAAHFALGLVVAVAIL